The genomic segment gccttcacaggccctcgcgtccacgtccagtgcgagggccttcacaggtcattcaaggatccctggccttcacaggccctcgtgTCCACgtccggtgcgagggccttcacaggccaggtccttgaaggatcccaggccttcacaggccttcacattaccacttggtcgtcttattcaagcacttctgaaggaacagcctacgatgtcatcgatgacatcacgttcgttttgtcggtctgatgtcatcagtgacagtcagggacggacgtgatgtcatcgatgacatcgcaggctgttacctcagaaaaaatattttttatacctatGTTACATGCCTTACACATGCCTTCGCATCCAGGTGGCGGTGCGGGGGCCTTCACAACTTATTAATTAATTCTccaatgaaaaacagttaaaatagagATGCACATTCTTATACTAGACTGTTTAACAGCATTTacttttcaagatgttttattgttagaaaTGACATTGCAACATTCTTGACCTATTTAAGCTTGTGGTTGAATGGCTTCTTAATACTTTTCTGCAGACCCAACTGTTCAATTGctgtgaggaaaaacagataGGAGAGGCTGCGGCATCCTGAACACGATTTATccagataaaaatcataatgagGTTTATAAAATGCCCCCTGTTTTCACATGTCCGAGGTTCGTCTGTTGTCACATAGCCATTTGGCAAATACTATAAAAACCACTGACCAGTAAttagaaagtaattaaaatgaaaattattatacaaataattaaattgaaaagaattaaaatcagttaaaaattcttaaaataagaaaaattatgaaagagtcattggcaaaaaaaataaataaatatcaaattaaattttcttcaaaaacaataaaatacattagttaaaataagtattgaagACTTCCAGTGGTGCCATGCTCTGAGATGGCTGCATTGGGTGGAGGCTCCAGTGAGATTGATGATTAACTGACAAATTGATGTTTGAAGACAAAATAATGGAAACAACAAGCTTTGAAATGGATAAGTCTTCTGATGATTTCTGAAATAACTTGAGCTGATCGTCTCATGTTCcagttgttttaataatttcaatCATGTTGCTGAAGTGAGATTTGGTTGTGACGTTATGAGAGGTTAATGTCTCAACAGCAGTATTAAATTCTTGATATGTTCATGTTGTATACAGCCAGAAAGTGTGATCCAAACAGGGGCAtttcgttgtttttttttgttgttgttattgtttttttgtaatccTTCAatgcttttttcatttttcaatttcCTCCAATGAGGAGGACGTGACGCGTTGGGGATGTGGTTGAGCTCTTGTGGGTCAGGTGCAGCGGTGGAGAGGGGCCTGTGCCCTGGAAAGAGTTGCGGTTCCAGCTGCGTATATTTAAAGGTAGCAGGCACTGcttgaaaaaaagcatttgcaatacatatttgtttatgttGCCGTAcggattaaattaaaagtttaaaaaaatcatcgCGTGTAACatctttctgtttaaatatcTCACATTGCAATGTGGGACACCTGCGGCTTTAAATCCGGTGTGGCTTGTACGGTACaaaattgattttctttctaaaattaGAGAATGCGGCTTTTAATCAGGCGCGCTCTGTAGTCCGGTAAATGTGGTTGGTTATTCTGTGCAGTTTTGTGATAGAAATCTTACTTTTTCGTCTAACTGGTGCCTGATGATGCCTGTTTAAAACGCCTGTTTACTTACAAGAGCAGAAATTTGCTTTCTGGCAGAAATAGttggctaaaaaaaatttgcaatgaaggtgcaaataaatatttcttatcaTCACTTTTATTGCCATCACAATGGCGCCACAAAACATTGTGATAAAATACGATGaccatattttgtcacaaacacaagaaaggtctctgtaaaaaaaaaaaaaatcggctTCAGATGAAAAGATCTCAGAAAGAAAAACgcatcaaaataaaagttttccgATTTCTCTCTTCTGaagtggttgttttttttattttttattctgatgcCATTTTTTAAAGACCTGTACGTCTGAAGCCATTTTTGCTCAGACTTTATTGTTCTTATGCCATTTAGTCAAAGGTCTGATTGATTTTTGTCAATGTTCTGACACCTGAGGATGTTTTTTTCCTAATATGCGAGGATGTCCTAAAATGTACAACGTTGGCAAAACATtattagttttgaaaaatataaaacatgtttgtatttaaCACATGACAAACTTGTGTTAATTGATAAAACAGGGAGTCAAATTGTTACGTAGAATtgaacagcaaacaaaaaaactgcagccGTAGCTTTTTCCCGTGCtctaattttaataattcatgGCTACGAGAAGTAGTCTGGTGAGAAATTTTGCAATGTGTCCAAAATACGATTAATCGCTCCAATTAATaatacagaaattattttactgatgAATTTATTGATAACTGACACCAGAGGTAGTTCTAAATACAAGTAAAGCGAAAGGCAATGTTTAAGCTAAgaataaaacatcacaaaatctCTGCAGTCTGCAGCTGCTTTAAGGTCTAAGGTCACACTGAATAAATTGATTCATAAtcattaaattctttttttaaactacgTAAAGCACATTGTGTTAGatttaaatgtatgaaaagGAAAGTGCTGCACAAGCAGAGCTTCATTCATTGATCGATTGATAATGTTTAAATTGCAGCTCAAATAACTTCCAGATGCCTCCCTAAAACGACCCCGTTCATTTCTGTATGCGAGTaaagactgaaaagaaaattctcTCTATGTGATATTCAAAACGAATCTTTCCAAACTCTATTTActgtacataaaaaatatctatcctgtggtatttttttttttttttttttttaccattaagGAGGTGCCCAGCAGGGGTCAAACATAGCTCATCATTCTCAGTGCAGCCGCCGCGTCCCAGCAGACCATCTCTCTTTCTGCAaccatttccatttccattatAGGTTTATCATTCCGACTCCTTGAGTCAGAGGTTTTCTGAAGAGGCTGTCATGTCTCTCCCATGGGGACCCGGTGTTAGGCCCCAGTGTGCTGAACCTTCCTCTGATATATCCCACTGTCCCTCTCCTCCACTGGGTGACATTGCTGAAGCCTCGCCAAGGACAATATGATAAAGTCCTGTGCCTGAGCCACGGCGGAGCGGTATATTTCACCGCTTGGGCCTCCCTGAGCTGAGCGCAGGTAGATTACATGCCCCGCTTTCCTGTCACCTTGAAAGCAGCCACCGATGAGCTCATGTGAAGCCTCCACAAGACTTTGATTTAGTCATATTTTGTGTCATCTACCCATGACCCAAATCCCCACAGATTGAAACGagatgcacatttattttttttgtgcccTGCCCTGGCAGCTTGGTGGGTCTGGTTGCTCTGTAGTGTCAGGTGGATTTGTTTGATAGCcaggggaaaagagaaaaaaaataaataaagtatttatttcctttcttgCACATTTGAAGTTATTAAATTAACAACACGACAGCCTATATTTGGCTCAGGCAGTAGACTGGACGACCCGTAACAGTTATAAGAACACAAATGGAAAAGGACAGAATGGGGAAGAGGAGGGACACGACACACATAATGCCAAAGAAGTAAAACCAAATAATGAGAGCGATTACTACACAATACCTATGTGATCAAAgataataattgattaaaacaacatataaaaacagaaaatcgcaaagaacaaaaatatatctgCTACCTGATTAGCAAACATTGTAGCTAACTGCTTTTGCCTTCATGAATatagttttgtatttatatacaGCAGTGGAGGGAAAAGGGCATCTGTAGTAAATTTACGGGAGCAGCCACAGAGTGGTCCAACAATGTGAAGGAGGATTGGCTACAATGGTCTCATGGCACCAACACTTGAAGCCAGACATTTACAAGCACTTCATAAAAAGGCACTaaacccttttttaaaaaaatgtctgacattaaatcagactaaactttccCCGTTTCACATCAGTAAAGGGTTCGCAAAATCACCTCTTTGCCAAGTGCCAGTATAATGAGACGGAGGGAAAAGAACTTCTGGGATCAGAGAAgtcatttaaatctaaaaaaaaaaaaaaactaaaaaaatattaatgtctcCCTGAATGTAGAATAAGACAAATGAGAAAAAGGGCATATTCCTAATGAGTTTTGAATTTGGGTCAGGTGACTAAATCACACTGGCAACACTCCTCCCATCAGCCCCCCTAAAGCTACGTCAATGAGCGAAGCCACTCATGTGAAGCCAATTTATCCATTATCTGTCTGTAGGAATGAGTCGACTGTACAACCACACACTGGTGGCTCtctttgtgaagaaaaatgttttggttttttttccaaggaaGAATTTAAGCTTTAATGTGACATGTTGGGGTTTATTTTCTACAGTTTAGGTCAGAAAATGCACACCACAGACTGTTGAATATTTTAAGCTGTTTCTTAGGTATTCATGCATTTCTGTTTGTACATTTTAGCTGCAACTCCCTTAACAAGGAATTGCACTGATAAAAAGAGCAATTctgtcattttagttttatctaAAGCATAACAGTGTCACATCTTTCTAAgttaactttttcacataaagAGATGTTGCCCTTTCGCCGACTTAAGCTAGCTAGCCGGATTCTATGGTTTAGCCAAAATGAAGCCTTAGTTTACTTATTGGCATAAGAGAGCCACATCAATAAGCTGTTTTCTAAAAACCAATATATATAAACTTCTGAATCCTAACTATTGTTGTAACACTttgcttataaaaaaaaaaaaagacaccatTACAGTGACCCTGATACATTTGGACTCTCAGATGGAGTTTTGACTGACTGATCAGTTCCTCATGACTGCATACAAACTGTATACTGTATACAGCTGGTCAGTATACACACTGGTTGCTTAAACCACTCCACACTATTTGATTGAGTAAAAGATGctgatttaaagctgcagactACAGACCTTGTGATGGATCACAGCTTTTAGGACACATATGTCCATTTTGGCTTCACTGCAGCTCTGTAAGTAAACGTCAGCTGATAACAAAGCATACTATTGTACAATGAAAATGGTAAACGTTTGCACAAGTTTAATTTTTGAATGAAACCGTCGAGACATAGAACAGTGTTATGTGTATCAACTTGAGAAACCATTTtgcagaaatgtgtgtgtgtgcttacgCAGACAtcagctttatatcatgttacaTAAAATTGCCATTCTGTTGTATTTAAAACCCCTAACTCTGCCTCACCTcagtataaatatgtttaagaaGATTAGGAGTTCATTATAGCTCATGTTCCATGATTAAGTCATTTAAACTTGTTTGTTGACCACTGAGCATTCTGATAGCTGTAATTATTTCTCAGTTTGAACAGGGCAACATACTGAAAACTCACCGCCTGCATACATTACAGCCAGCATGATGGAGGAAATCCATGCTATTTCACTATAGCTGGCCCCCAAGTCTTCTTTGATCGGCTTGAAGAAAATGGACAGGGCTTTGGGGGTGGAATATGCGAACCCAATGGAAATATGGGCGCCGAGCACCACCATCCAGCCCCAGCCCCCGTCCACGGGCTTGGGACTCGACACATCTGCCGGAGCAGGCGGCATCTTTCTGTTCAGAGTGGACGACATTAATAAGTTGTCAAAGAACAAACACATGTgatttacagtacagaccaaaagtttggacacaccttttaattcaatgagtttcctttattttcatgactattgacattgtagattcacactgaaggcatcaaactatgaataacacatgtggaaatatgcactaaacaaaaaagtgtaaaacaactgaaaataccccttatattctagtttcttcaaagtagcaaccttttgctgtgattactgctttgcacacactctgcattttcttgatgagcttcaacaggtcgtcacctgaaatggttttcacttcgtaggtcaacctgccctgtcaggttaataagtgggatttcttgccttataaatagtcatgaaaataaagaaaacccactgaattagaaagtgtgtccaaacttttggtctgtactgtatatagagCTAAAACAAGGCcttcctttaaaagaaaataatttaaaaataatgaaactaagAATCTGTCACTAGGATAGAATAGGATACAATTGAAAATGTGCTTCAGCTAACAACCATATATCATTGCTTGCAGTTCTGCTGTGCGTTCTCCATTTTAGGATGCTGGCTTGAACCCTTGCTTTGAACTTCTTCAAAAGTTTATTCCTGACCCGCCTACTTtgttccttggtctttgtgAGGCCGTCTGTTCAACCCCGTCAATCAGATGGCAGCTCAAATGAGCCGCTTTCTACTGGAGGATTATTAAAGTTTAACGGGAGTTCtcctttccactgtcaccacatgcatgctcagtatgaCAGACTGTTGCAAAGCTAACGGCACACTGCAGTCAACTGTCCCCACATTTAGAACGAGAGTGAAAAAGGATGTTAATCCGATCTGTTGCGTCTTCTTTTATTGATGCGcaacaatataaacaaatacattttctaactgCGAGGCcctcacagaacagctgcatgtACACAGACATTAAATTAAGCAAAGTTAAGACTCCAGCTAGGCGACTTCTGAATGCAACTGCAACGGGTTGAATACATGTGCCAACAtgtgcacaccacacttttcagacgcacttggagaaaaaaaaaaaatctaaaaaggtACCAACAAAGTTGACTGGATTGTTGTAACGTCACAAAACGTCGACATTTCACGCACTGAAACATCTAATGGTGGATTCTGTTTAAAAGCTGTAGGATCATTTCGCCTTAAAATGTTACAGCTTCGCcgcaacagttttgttttgtttgcagccCAACAGAAAACGTCAGCTTTTTACGTCATCTTCACGCCACGGATTAAAAACAACTTCGCTACAGACCCGCGACAATACGGTTAATACAAGAGGTGCGTATTTtcagctggggaaaaaaacaacagaaaagcaCTAAGAGCAAGTTTCaaaagctcaaaaaaaaaaaaaaaaaaaaaaactcggaACACGCGGAGTTGGGTTATTGTTCGCACGTGGGCCGGTTTGTCGAAACCCTCAAAACAAAGCGTGGCGTGAATCCTGGCACTTTGTCCCCGCGAAATTGTTGCCTTACCTTCCACAGAGCGCGGCTGCAGACCGTCTGAGGGCCCCGGAGAAAGACAGACACGAGTTCGAGCCGCAGCCTTCATTCATTGGCCGCCTGGTCACATGTTGCACCGTTTGACCCCCCGGGGGCTTTTCTCTTCTTACCGCTGTTGGTGGAGGACCCGAGGGAAGCTGGCCCACATCTCACTCTCTTGTCTAAACGCATGCAtgtcaaatgtaaaacaaataaacttcaatcgtaataattttttttattattattttcatttatgtgCAATGTGAAGTTCACAGTTGAGCTCAACAACCATTATAACCTGaaacccaaagaaaaaaacaaaacagatattttaaagtaaaagtaaggacaagaaattaaaacaatggaATAGCACCAATGAACAATAAGTAGAGCTGATCCGAACAAGCGTCTTATGACACAGAGAGCGGTTTGTTTTAGCTTGTTGTTATGGCAAGACTggtgttaaaaataatcaaaagatgGAGCAAGATGTTACAAAAGCTAATGTACTACAGGGCAGgacaaaaagaaatctaatttaGCACTCGTGCaggtaatcttttttttttttttttctctcgtaAGAGGATTACACTACAATAACAAATTAGATCATCAcataaggaaagaaaataaaacagccaCTTGAGacgagaaaaaagaaatcacatctattttttttttccaagttataAAAGAAACTGAACGCAAGTTTAGAAAACTGTGCAAGTACAGCAAACCTATAGTACAGTATATTACacatcacaaaacaaaattaaatacagtACTGTGTATCAGTAGAAATCCTGAGAGTTCTCCGTTCCTGGTTCTCGAGTGGCCATGTTGGAGCCGCGTTAGAGGGGCTCAGACCACACAGATCACTTGTGAAGGAGTGTCTTTTGGAGGTTATTGTTCAAGCAGTGTGATTAAAATCAGCTCAGTGTCTTTCGAACAGCGGACCTTCTCTCAGAGAAGTAAATATATCCTCAAAGTTCTTGCTGAATGTGACTCGTTAAAAgattcatttccatttaaacCTTCTTGTTGATTGCTATATCTCTATATATTTACTGAAACCTTTCAGAAAATAGAGGGGCACTCTTTCCTGGTAATgtcaaaaaaacccaacaaaaaacgCGTGCAGTGCTTCGATGACATGACAACCTGCATGGGGAAACTGAGCactttaggggaaaaaaataaaatcaaatcacttTGACAGGGAGGACAAGTCGattgtgggttgtttttttttctttttacacaagATTGTCTAAAAAAGCAGCACCAACAGTTTGTGCCCGAGTGACGgcgtggtaaaaaaaaaaaaaaagattcatggCTGTTAGAACAAACTCCAGACCCTTGCGTAGTAGGTCTTGTTTGAGGGTACATCGTAAAGTTTGCAGTTAAGGACAACCGAAGTGAATAGTAATTCAGTGCAATGTTGAGCTgacatttcaaatgttcttcGTGAGGAGATGTGGATTTGGATgcccccctctttttttttttttagccacaGGCACATTGGCATCACACATAATATGCACCAAAATACACATCAGTCCAAGTCTGCACCCATGGAACAGCCAAACAATTACCGGTACTAGTACTACCATTTCCCCCACCCCACAAGCATagacaagcaaacaaaaacattaatgcaCTAAGGTAATACAAGATAAAGCCTAATCACAGTTCCTTGATTTATTGCTACCACAAAATTAGTTTCAATGTCCACAACGACTATAACAAGAcctcaaatgctttttttttttttaatggcatttTGTCAACCTTCTAGAAAATTACAACGCGAGGCCGAAAGCCAATCGAACATCCGAATGCCAAGCAGAGCTTTTTACACGGCTGTTCTGTCAAGACAAAACGTCCTGAAGACGTCCCTTTTCTCCACGTCCGATGAATCTGAGGTAAACCTGTTAGTTGGTCGGAACTTGCCACTTAGTGTTAGCACAAAGATTTGACTCCGTCATTATATCTCCAATGTGGAGAGTGAATACTCTAAGACTTCACttaagttaaaatatatttgcatatgACACACAACGGATGccaactcaaaaaataaaagtgtgagCCGCATTCGATTGGtatccaaaaaaaagaaacaaaagatcTAGTTCCATACAATGTGGTTTTATATGCTGATGCTTATGAAGGAAGATGGGGTCATAAAATAATCTAGGCATGGGTCGGTTACTGGAACACCAAGGCTTTGAACTACTAAGGATTCAAGGACCTGAAACGTTTTATGGGATATTTCTCATACAGGTGGACGTCCTTTTCAACAAGAGGTCTGACAAATTCCAGTTTCATACAGATGTATGTAGCATAGACTCTTCTCCCACCTGTTGCTCTGCACCATCAATCCTGGTTGGACCAAGGATTTTGATTTTCCCTACTGCTTAACCAAAAGACAAGTTGATCCATTTGAGATTTCCCATTACAAAAAGCGAGAACGCTCGTGTGAAATAGAAGGAGCACCACCCAGCACTCTAAAGGGGAACACCTTGGTGCACTTCAACACAAAATGCACGTCAACTGGCGCCTTTAACACACATTGGTGTGTTGCACCGAAATGCACCAAGGTAAGAATTATTGAACTCCAGTCTTAGATTGTTTTAGCTGAAACATTGACTAGAAAAGATTCAAAGCATATCGTGGGGGACTGTTGACTTTGTTTGATAGAAaactgacattaaaaatgtgggTTTTAAAACTTGTCACCAgagcagatagcctgactaacCTGTGTTATTTGATGAGTAGttgaatgacaaaaatgttaaatatttgcacaaagTTGTGAACCACTGCTAAATACAATGGGCACTTGTGTAATGTATCTAAACCTGACTGTCAACATATGGTATAAGCAGTTATAACTAATAGTGAATTTAATTTTTGAAGTAGTAGGAAAAGTTTTATCCATTTTAAATAGTTAAGTTCTTAgtcatttgtcttttaaatttaGAATTATTGTACCAGCCCATGCCCAAAACTATCAAACATGCCtctgcattttaaaacactAGGATAATGTAAATCACAAGCACACTTCACaataaaaccaatttaaaaataagctgAAGAGAGGCATGgacaaatgcaaaaacaaaaccacatgcacacacaaacaagcCTCCGAGTTAGCAACCAAGTAATGAGCTATGGTACTCTCCTTACCCGTATGAATTTAGAGTTTATATAGTTATTTATATAGAGAGATTTTCACTTTATGGTGACGCATAGCATCCTTATCTCCAGACGGCATTTTGTCATCCAAACACCCTCATTAGCAtgccaaacattaaaaaaaaattataataatcaataacttttaatttcaaacaaaacagacaaacatggCTCAACAACAAGTGAAAATAGGATAATTGCACTTATGATTTGTTGTAGGGTTTTGTTAAACATGCTTCAGTGTGTGTAGTTGGTGctgtctagaaaaaaaaaaaaaatactgcaatcTTTAAACCCACCCCCATTTTGATCATGTTAAATCAAAGTTTGAACAACTTAAGActcaacaggaaaaaacaaaaaaacaatctgcatGGTGTAAAACTCAAGGTAACACCAGGCACAAGGCAGGCAGGACCGACACCACTTCCCCTGCACCGCCCAATAAGATCCGGTTCATAGTTTAGCTCAAAGCACTTTCTGTAGACACTGTGGGTAAAGTTTGGCCACCGCGCATTCAAAATGGCGACCTAAATCCCAAAGACGGTCGGGGGTTTCATAGACTTTGGTCCACGTGTCTGCCTCGTCGTCGTACTGGTAAAGGGAGTTCTTGCGGCTGGTGCGAAACACATGCTCCTCCACCATGACCTGCGTGGCACGTACGAACAGGTGCAGCTTTCCCTGCAGCAGCATGGCCTTGATATACGGGCTCGTGGCTTGGTCAAAGGGCAGATCTCTCTTTCGGCTCCATGTGTTGCTCTCTATGTCATAGACCTCCACTGTAAAGGTGCGCTGGTGGTTCCTGCAAATTCCAGCAATGTAGTAGATGCAGTTCTTATACAAGGCAGCCAGACCTTGACTCCGAGGGACGCTCATTGGGGCTAGATGGCTCCAATAGTCCTTACGGGGGTCGTAGCAGAAGAAACATTCAcctgaaaaagatttttaaaagattttgatTATAAAGCGATGGACACAAGACTTTTCTTTAAGAGTATAAACTCACCTTGGAGGACATAGATCCGGTCTTTATATTCCACCGCACTGTGAAACTCCATGGCAACTGGCATTGGACCGACTGCCATCCAACAGTTGTCTCTGGCATCGTAACACTCCACTGACTTTAACGCGTTTCGTCCATCCCCTTCGTAAACTCGGCCTCCTAGAGCGTAAAGTTTCCCGCAACAGTGCACGAGTCTGCATCCTATCCTCGCCCTCAGCAGAGGAGCTCGAGGAAGCCATCGGTTTCCTGCGTGCTCATACTGCCAGAAGTCACTCTCCGCTCGATGGTCGATGCAAACCTCGCTGTTGCTCGGTCTGTAGCCGCCGGCGATGTAGAGGTCGTTCTCCGGCGACACCAAGATGCCGACCTCTCTGAGATCGTTGGGTGGCTTGCAGAGCTTGAACACCCGTCCTGTGGCTGTGTCCAGGCAAGGCACCGTCTGCTTCTTACCTGAGTGTTTATGGGCCGCGTCGAAGCAGATCACCATCTCGGAGGCTGTCATGCCCAGACGCTGTGGACAGCCGTTTGTGCCGGTGAGGCGAGCTTTTGCCTCGGCGGGGTCTTTAGAGAGAGACAGAGCGCAGGCGAAAGGGGCGGGTATCCGACTGAGAAAGGCCTCATCCAGCAAGGGCAGACGGATGCACTGGGAAAACACCTCGGCAAGGTTGGCTTCACGGCCAGGTCGGTCATGCTCAAGCCAGCGGACGATGCTCTCGTAGACGTGCTCTTCCTTCTCCACATTTAAGTCATCGCTGTTTAGAATACTGACCAGCTGCTCCTTGGTCATCTGGAGAAATTCTTGCTCCCTTGAAACACACAGGAACTACGacaaaagatgaaaagtttaggcctgcacaaaaacacactgattGCAAAGGAGGACTTTTACAGGACAAAGGTGAcccattatgcttccttgaacaggtcaAGAAAACATACACGTTTTGTAtgataaaacatacaaaacatgttaattgcATTTCTTGCACAAAATCAGTCTTAGATAATCAGATTTTAGTCTGGCCAGCTCTGCCTGTTTTGATCtactttcagaatgagctgcttcaaggcctcttgtcactttaaatccaaatgagctgctgctttcCATGTCAAGTTAATGTTTAcattcacatgtaaaactgGCTgcaaaacagatgcacaattatacaactgcacatctttgaaaagcagtagTAGAGCCTCCgacacaaccaacaagaatgcagcaaacGGATCTGGATAgcagaacagcaacaaaatacttgtcttttgaagcagtaaaaccagctgatcaaacatgctggagctccgcttgggttgctaggtgaagGCACAGTGACTGTCAATTGACTCAACAATTAAATGAGTTTTTTGAagcggctcattttccagacaccaaaataacaaaaaatagctgggtgggattttttttttttccctccaacacTTGGGTTATTTTTATCAGTTGAGACCCagatggaagtataaaaacatgcaaaaagttaACTTTGCATAACAGGTCCCCTTTAATTATCCTAAATTGTTCAACTGACCTTCTTGCGGATGTAGTCCTGTGAGCGTTCCCTCAACTCCTGATGTCCATATGCATCTGCGAACATGAAGACGCCTATACAGTTTTGAGGGTCAAGTCGGCTGATCATAAACTGGGCACACTGGTCCTGCAGAGCAGGGATCTGGAAAATGCTGGCTGCCGTGAACAGAGCCTGGACGTTGGACTCTGAGAGCACGACTCTGGAGGTGTAGGCATAGTCAAGGACAAGGTGCATGGATTCAGATTCCACGCCCACAATTCTGACTTCACGCTGGCTGCTCTCTGTAAGGCCGCTGGTGAACATGGACCTAAAGatgagacacaaaaaaaaacatgaaatcaagCGTACTAATTCATGTCTAGCAttgtttaaactgaaaagtatttttcatgTCAAATCATTTCCAACCTAAAGTATGGGCTGATGGCTGCAAGAACATTCCGGTGGCACGAGAAAGTCTTGCCGTGGTCCACTTCTACG from the Xiphophorus maculatus strain JP 163 A chromosome 20, X_maculatus-5.0-male, whole genome shotgun sequence genome contains:
- the kbtbd8 gene encoding kelch repeat and BTB domain-containing protein 8 → MAASGEVGKLLQVQNGTPPATNYNGVDAVHACNILQQLKALYDEAQLTDIVVEVDHGKTFSCHRNVLAAISPYFRSMFTSGLTESSQREVRIVGVESESMHLVLDYAYTSRVVLSESNVQALFTAASIFQIPALQDQCAQFMISRLDPQNCIGVFMFADAYGHQELRERSQDYIRKKFLCVSREQEFLQMTKEQLVSILNSDDLNVEKEEHVYESIVRWLEHDRPGREANLAEVFSQCIRLPLLDEAFLSRIPAPFACALSLSKDPAEAKARLTGTNGCPQRLGMTASEMVICFDAAHKHSGKKQTVPCLDTATGRVFKLCKPPNDLREVGILVSPENDLYIAGGYRPSNSEVCIDHRAESDFWQYEHAGNRWLPRAPLLRARIGCRLVHCCGKLYALGGRVYEGDGRNALKSVECYDARDNCWMAVGPMPVAMEFHSAVEYKDRIYVLQGECFFCYDPRKDYWSHLAPMSVPRSQGLAALYKNCIYYIAGICRNHQRTFTVEVYDIESNTWSRKRDLPFDQATSPYIKAMLLQGKLHLFVRATQVMVEEHVFRTSRKNSLYQYDDEADTWTKVYETPDRLWDLGRHFECAVAKLYPQCLQKVL